The Synechocystis sp. PCC 7509 genome includes a window with the following:
- a CDS encoding GAF domain-containing protein produces the protein MTTIDKIFNDYQEPVAVFTALLPEIGEILQCDRIFLYLRNPQTKFGKVVNCWRRSLEIPDVDDYQWKQEPESLPQEDPLFAAALCNKPSIFVEDVETASIDVVDRDFEQKTFGHRALVHAHLCQDGQLWGILQPCVFDKPRNWTKSDRVLISQVENKLTPLAIKYITNIAILFDL, from the coding sequence ATGACGACTATAGACAAAATTTTCAATGACTATCAAGAACCTGTAGCAGTTTTTACAGCTTTATTACCAGAAATAGGCGAAATTTTACAATGCGATCGCATTTTTCTGTACTTGCGTAATCCCCAAACCAAATTTGGTAAAGTTGTCAACTGTTGGCGGCGCAGTCTAGAAATTCCCGATGTCGATGACTACCAGTGGAAACAAGAACCCGAATCTTTACCCCAAGAAGATCCCTTATTTGCTGCTGCACTGTGTAATAAGCCTTCTATTTTTGTAGAAGACGTTGAAACCGCGAGTATTGATGTAGTTGATCGAGACTTTGAGCAAAAAACCTTCGGACACCGGGCATTAGTTCACGCTCATTTGTGCCAAGATGGTCAACTGTGGGGAATTTTGCAACCTTGTGTGTTTGATAAACCGAGAAATTGGACAAAGAGCGATCGCGTGCTTATTAGTCAAGTTGAAAATAAACTTACGCCTTTAGCTATCAAATACATCACAAATATAGCAATTCTATTTGATTTATAA
- a CDS encoding iron uptake porin translates to MTKILGNLWLWTAILISVLSSDIVLAEEYSIEEEISNDNEALAQVTSVSQLSDVQPTDWAFQALQSLVERYGCIAGYPDGTYGGNSAMTRFEFAAGLNACLDRINELIATSTTNLVTKEDLASLQRLQQEFTTELTALRGRVDALEVQVAELESNQFSTTTKINGEVITYVGDAFGDNAGSINSTTLGYRLRLDFNTSFTGEDRLRTRFQSTNLRLFDTGATFGGSPEVAIGGVSNETRFTPSSVTQSGEIRLSQLEYRFPIGEKLKIYLEANTIDPSYVTDTVSPFIDTATGGLSNFGQVNPVYFPLGNQAGIAANYSLTKTLSLDAGYFGEDSSTGAPNNPGDDSGLFNGGYSAFGQLVYSGSRLKLSFLYINSYSPRNGVDTLAGSNAAKIIGSGPVIGNGYGIQTNYRISSGFELGGWAGYTAARSLGTKGDASIFNYAVTLSFPDLGKKGNLGGIVVGMQPRLTDTSNDALASAIGLPTENGVQSRSDRNSGLHIEAFYKYQLNDNISITPGFFWLTAPNHDSRNPDVVIGVIRTSFVF, encoded by the coding sequence GTGACGAAAATTTTAGGTAACTTATGGCTGTGGACAGCTATATTAATAAGTGTTTTGTCTAGTGATATTGTCTTAGCTGAAGAATACTCAATAGAAGAAGAAATAAGTAACGACAACGAAGCTTTAGCACAAGTAACTTCTGTCTCTCAGTTATCGGACGTACAGCCTACAGATTGGGCATTTCAAGCACTACAATCATTGGTAGAGCGTTACGGTTGCATAGCAGGCTATCCCGATGGCACCTACGGGGGAAACAGCGCCATGACAAGATTTGAGTTTGCGGCGGGTTTAAATGCTTGTTTAGACAGAATTAACGAACTAATTGCCACGTCAACTACTAACCTAGTTACCAAAGAAGACTTAGCTAGTTTGCAGCGATTGCAACAAGAGTTTACCACTGAACTTACTGCTTTGCGGGGTCGAGTTGATGCGCTAGAAGTGCAAGTAGCAGAATTAGAATCTAATCAATTTTCCACTACTACTAAAATTAACGGTGAAGTAATTACTTATGTTGGCGATGCTTTTGGCGATAATGCTGGATCAATTAACAGCACAACTCTTGGTTATCGCCTGCGCCTAGACTTTAATACTAGCTTTACGGGTGAAGATCGTTTGCGGACTCGGTTTCAATCTACCAACTTAAGATTATTTGACACTGGCGCAACCTTTGGCGGAAGTCCTGAAGTAGCAATCGGCGGCGTTTCTAACGAAACTCGTTTTACACCCAGCAGCGTCACCCAAAGCGGCGAAATTAGACTTAGCCAGCTAGAATATCGCTTTCCTATTGGTGAAAAGCTCAAAATTTATCTAGAAGCTAATACCATCGATCCTTCCTACGTCACCGATACAGTTAGCCCGTTTATCGATACAGCTACAGGCGGACTTTCTAACTTTGGTCAAGTAAACCCGGTATATTTTCCTTTAGGCAATCAAGCAGGGATTGCGGCTAACTACAGCCTAACTAAAACCCTAAGCTTAGACGCGGGCTATTTTGGCGAAGACTCTTCTACAGGCGCACCCAACAACCCCGGCGATGACTCTGGTTTGTTTAATGGTGGCTACAGTGCTTTTGGTCAATTGGTATATAGCGGAAGTCGCTTAAAACTTAGTTTTTTATACATCAATTCTTATTCGCCGCGCAATGGCGTTGATACTCTAGCTGGAAGTAATGCAGCTAAAATTATTGGATCTGGCCCAGTAATTGGGAATGGCTACGGCATTCAAACTAATTATCGCATTAGTAGCGGCTTTGAATTAGGTGGATGGGCAGGTTATACCGCCGCGCGAAGTCTCGGTACGAAAGGCGATGCTAGTATTTTTAACTATGCTGTGACTTTATCTTTCCCCGATTTAGGTAAAAAAGGCAACTTAGGCGGTATTGTTGTCGGGATGCAGCCAAGGCTTACAGATACTAGCAACGATGCACTTGCCAGCGCTATTGGTTTACCAACTGAAAACGGTGTCCAAAGTAGAAGCGATCGCAATAGTGGTTTGCATATTGAAGCTTTCTACAAATACCAATTAAATGACAATATTTCTATTACCCCCGGTTTCTTTTGGCTCACCGCACCTAACCATGACTCCCGCAACCCAGATGTAGTTATTGGTGTAATTAGAACCTCTTTTGTTTTTTAA